The Marinobacter subterrani genome has a segment encoding these proteins:
- a CDS encoding glucosaminidase domain-containing protein — MSAGTRAIMLMVPLIAFAIGGGLYTPSESSGQSRSDNNGSEPALSSLPPLPEWANDELPDFTQYQDTTEKKAAFFAFLYPRIVLANSRILIERDYLESLSKKEKLTAREYRWLAQESERLRVDAEPGSKEQFALLRKRLDVIPPSLIMAQAANESAWGTSRFAIKGNNLFGQWCFSKGCGLVPRGRAEGASHEVADFASPYRSVRAYIQNLNRHPTYQTLRDVRLNDRRNSEPLSGVELAEGLLGYSERGKEYVEEIRAMIHYNNLEFYDDDFRNVIRDLTPDSLERLASTEAEIRLLPRQSSLNSTPTEG; from the coding sequence ATGTCTGCAGGTACACGGGCGATTATGCTAATGGTCCCGCTGATTGCGTTTGCCATCGGGGGTGGACTTTATACACCGTCTGAAAGTTCGGGCCAGAGTCGTTCCGACAACAATGGGTCCGAGCCCGCACTGTCATCCCTGCCCCCTCTTCCCGAATGGGCCAACGATGAGTTGCCGGATTTCACACAGTACCAGGACACCACCGAAAAGAAGGCCGCGTTCTTTGCATTCCTGTATCCCCGCATTGTTCTGGCCAACTCGCGAATTCTCATCGAGCGCGATTACCTGGAGAGCCTCTCCAAAAAAGAGAAACTGACAGCCCGGGAGTACCGCTGGCTGGCGCAGGAATCCGAACGGCTGCGGGTGGATGCCGAACCTGGCAGCAAAGAGCAGTTTGCCCTGCTTCGCAAACGCCTTGATGTGATTCCTCCGTCGCTGATCATGGCTCAGGCTGCCAATGAATCCGCCTGGGGCACTTCACGCTTTGCCATCAAGGGCAACAACCTGTTTGGCCAGTGGTGCTTTTCGAAAGGCTGCGGGCTGGTGCCTCGCGGGCGGGCCGAGGGCGCCAGCCATGAGGTGGCGGACTTCGCCTCACCCTACCGCTCGGTGCGGGCCTACATCCAGAACCTGAATCGCCACCCCACCTACCAGACGCTTCGGGATGTGCGCCTGAACGATCGCCGCAACAGCGAGCCACTCTCCGGCGTTGAGCTCGCCGAAGGGCTGCTTGGCTATTCCGAACGTGGCAAGGAGTACGTTGAGGAAATACGGGCGATGATTCACTACAACAATCTGGAATTTTACGACGATGACTTCCGGAACGTGATCCGGGATCTGACGCCGGACAGCCTCGAACGACTAGCCTCTACCGAGGCGGAAATCCGCCTGCTGCCCCGCCAGTCGTCACTGAACAGCACCCCGACGGAAGGCTAG
- a CDS encoding acyltransferase — protein sequence MLDLLPAPLKGTLAALLILCNTFILFPVLLVFALLKLVLPLEAVRKGCTVILNTIAWLWIGFNNLLMDLLHRVAWEVRGAENLSREHWYFITCNHQSWADIPAIQYVLNSRIPLLKFFLKKELIWIPFLGIAWWALDFPFMHRHTKEQIAKRPELKGKDVAATHAACEKFRYTPVTIFNFMEGTRFTPEKQRRQNSPYRHLLKPRAGGTAFVLGAMGEMIHTMLDVTIVYPEGRAGFWDYLCGRIRRIIIDIRIREIPGEYLGMDYENNRETRASFQRWVSEVWAEKDARIEVLRAEAKS from the coding sequence ATGCTTGATTTGCTCCCTGCGCCGCTGAAGGGAACTCTGGCGGCCCTGCTCATTCTTTGTAACACGTTTATCCTGTTCCCGGTTCTGCTGGTGTTCGCCCTGCTCAAACTCGTTCTGCCTCTGGAGGCCGTTCGCAAAGGCTGCACGGTGATCCTGAACACGATCGCCTGGCTTTGGATTGGCTTCAACAATCTGCTGATGGACCTGCTTCACCGGGTAGCCTGGGAGGTGCGGGGAGCGGAGAACCTGAGCCGTGAGCACTGGTACTTCATTACCTGCAACCACCAGAGCTGGGCCGACATCCCGGCTATTCAGTACGTTCTGAACAGCCGGATACCCTTGCTGAAGTTTTTCCTGAAAAAAGAGCTGATCTGGATACCGTTTCTGGGCATTGCCTGGTGGGCCCTGGATTTTCCGTTCATGCACCGGCACACCAAGGAGCAAATCGCCAAGCGGCCAGAGCTGAAAGGCAAGGATGTCGCCGCCACTCACGCTGCCTGCGAAAAATTCCGCTACACCCCGGTCACCATTTTCAACTTCATGGAAGGGACCCGCTTTACCCCGGAGAAACAGCGCCGCCAGAACTCGCCCTACCGCCACCTGCTAAAACCCAGGGCCGGTGGTACCGCCTTTGTGCTTGGCGCCATGGGCGAGATGATCCACACCATGCTGGATGTCACCATCGTATACCCGGAGGGACGAGCGGGGTTCTGGGATTATCTGTGCGGGCGCATCCGCAGGATCATCATCGACATTCGGATTCGTGAGATTCCGGGGGAATATCTGGGGATGGATTACGAAAACAACCGGGAAACGCGGGCCTCGTTTCAACGCTGGGTCAGCGAAGTGTGGGCTGAGAAGGATGCGCGGATTGAGGTGCTGCGGGCCGAAGCTAAAAGCTGA
- a CDS encoding helix-turn-helix transcriptional regulator, producing the protein MGQCVKPFNDGCAANDEFQSANSGLPRGELVRDLLRQRVQIPAVPPDSLARPKLEGRITEALNEGGVLYMEAPCGYGKSHAVVGALGGSGVSSDQVRWISLNTQDNAPSRFLALLAIALDLPETPDQGHQSGANFADTLAMMLVALARKSDDKPRILVLDNLQNLGNPAVVELLQQLIADFPPDSSIVLISRKALPFETHGLELENRFTRIGAEVLEFSRSETFEFFKPAMTASQLTSVAVDNLYDITEGWATPLALYRRELAGNTERKPIQETAGVERFLKESVLGGLTPGQFRSMRGIAELELCSDELFLALAPLLPDTGIIPSQAVERGLPLKPMPGRGRWYRLNPLLQEWLREPVMVGYAERMLQASRWFGARDQFPEALKYALLAGDADEVIRIASEGSEALLLGQDTASLLRLRKSMPARLLERSARLRIVYSWVHAIGGQFRQARTLIEGLSETERKEHVARICALEAFILRAEGSVAPALAMADRALAEGELSTQGQLVTQMVRSSALCAAGRFQEARDANRAAARLARVAGDSGSEALAVYAHARIELGKGALKHAEQLLRTGLDTAMQELARPARIGETRLQLNLVLVLWHQGREAEADRLLVNCGRHAEQTRDLGLLLAMTIRVLMCRAQGRLDDAFVWIGRAERTMHSWQVDESLFVPVLEALKASCWLALNEVDSASQAVSKLAPYREAGCVPELFPMMPGLLDCLQVRVDLARGDLIRARETLQGIRERYEGAIPWGVELHMRLLEAVIVQDEKGPVVAQKILVAVVTEAAREHFISPFSELRGELQGLMEKGFGQLPEGPFKDALGELFELKPAVGGAEALAEPISDREQGVLELIAKGLSNQEIADKLHISLHTVKTHARRINAKLEVKSRTQAIVRARELGLL; encoded by the coding sequence ATGGGGCAGTGCGTGAAACCATTCAATGATGGCTGTGCAGCCAACGATGAATTTCAATCAGCAAACAGTGGTCTTCCGCGGGGTGAACTGGTCAGAGACCTGCTCAGGCAAAGAGTTCAGATTCCAGCCGTTCCACCGGACTCACTGGCGAGGCCCAAGCTTGAAGGCAGGATTACCGAGGCGCTGAACGAAGGTGGCGTTCTGTATATGGAAGCGCCCTGCGGTTACGGCAAATCCCATGCGGTGGTCGGTGCGCTGGGTGGTTCTGGTGTGTCGAGCGATCAGGTGCGCTGGATATCGCTGAATACCCAGGACAACGCACCGTCGCGTTTTCTGGCACTGCTTGCCATTGCCCTGGATCTGCCCGAAACACCTGATCAGGGGCACCAGAGTGGCGCAAACTTCGCCGATACCCTGGCGATGATGCTGGTGGCGCTGGCGCGGAAGAGTGATGACAAGCCCCGGATTCTGGTTCTTGACAACCTGCAGAACCTGGGCAACCCGGCCGTGGTCGAGCTGCTCCAACAGCTGATTGCAGACTTCCCGCCCGACTCTTCTATCGTCCTTATCTCCCGAAAGGCGCTGCCGTTTGAAACCCATGGTCTCGAACTTGAAAACCGGTTTACCCGAATAGGCGCCGAAGTTCTGGAGTTCTCTCGCTCGGAAACCTTCGAGTTTTTCAAACCGGCCATGACAGCAAGCCAGCTGACCAGCGTAGCCGTCGACAATCTTTACGACATAACCGAAGGCTGGGCAACGCCACTGGCGCTTTATCGGCGGGAATTAGCGGGCAATACCGAGCGCAAACCGATACAGGAAACGGCCGGTGTTGAGCGGTTCCTCAAGGAGTCGGTGCTTGGCGGCCTGACACCGGGCCAGTTCCGCTCCATGCGTGGTATTGCCGAGCTGGAGCTATGTTCCGATGAGTTGTTCCTGGCGCTGGCACCGCTGTTGCCGGATACCGGTATCATTCCGTCCCAGGCTGTCGAGCGAGGCCTCCCGCTCAAACCCATGCCGGGCCGTGGCCGCTGGTACCGGCTCAACCCGCTGCTGCAGGAATGGCTCAGAGAGCCTGTTATGGTGGGTTACGCCGAGCGAATGCTTCAGGCCAGTCGCTGGTTTGGCGCGCGTGATCAGTTCCCGGAAGCATTGAAATATGCGCTGTTGGCGGGCGATGCGGACGAGGTTATCCGAATCGCCTCCGAGGGTTCCGAGGCCCTGCTGTTGGGCCAGGATACCGCGTCACTGCTCAGGCTTCGCAAGAGCATGCCAGCCCGGCTTCTGGAGCGCAGTGCCCGCCTGAGAATCGTATACAGCTGGGTTCATGCGATTGGCGGTCAGTTCCGCCAGGCCCGAACACTTATCGAGGGGCTGTCTGAGACCGAGCGGAAAGAGCACGTGGCTCGGATTTGTGCTCTTGAGGCCTTTATTCTCAGGGCAGAGGGCAGCGTTGCCCCGGCATTGGCCATGGCCGACAGGGCCCTGGCCGAAGGTGAGCTCAGTACCCAGGGCCAACTGGTCACCCAGATGGTGCGTTCGAGCGCCCTGTGTGCTGCGGGGCGTTTTCAGGAGGCCCGGGACGCCAACCGGGCGGCGGCGCGGCTGGCCCGGGTAGCGGGCGATTCCGGCTCGGAAGCGCTGGCAGTATACGCCCATGCCCGTATCGAGCTGGGCAAGGGTGCCCTCAAACACGCTGAGCAACTGCTGCGTACTGGACTGGATACGGCAATGCAGGAGCTGGCTCGCCCGGCCCGGATTGGCGAAACCCGGCTTCAGTTGAATCTGGTGCTGGTGCTCTGGCATCAGGGCCGGGAAGCCGAGGCTGACAGGCTGCTGGTTAACTGCGGCCGGCATGCTGAACAGACCCGGGATCTGGGGCTGCTCCTGGCAATGACCATCCGGGTGCTGATGTGCCGGGCCCAGGGCCGGCTGGACGATGCCTTTGTTTGGATTGGCCGGGCCGAGCGAACCATGCACTCGTGGCAGGTGGACGAATCGCTGTTTGTGCCGGTTCTGGAGGCCCTGAAGGCCAGTTGTTGGCTGGCCCTGAATGAGGTTGATAGCGCCAGTCAGGCGGTCAGCAAACTGGCGCCTTACCGTGAGGCGGGCTGCGTGCCGGAACTGTTCCCCATGATGCCAGGCCTGCTGGATTGCCTGCAGGTCCGGGTTGATCTGGCTCGTGGCGACCTGATACGCGCCAGGGAAACCCTGCAGGGCATTCGCGAGCGATACGAAGGCGCGATCCCGTGGGGAGTTGAATTGCATATGCGGTTGCTTGAGGCGGTCATTGTCCAGGACGAGAAAGGCCCGGTGGTTGCACAGAAAATTCTGGTTGCCGTTGTTACCGAAGCCGCCCGCGAGCACTTTATCAGCCCGTTTTCGGAGTTGCGGGGCGAGCTTCAGGGGCTGATGGAGAAGGGTTTCGGCCAGCTTCCTGAAGGCCCGTTCAAGGATGCCCTTGGCGAACTGTTCGAACTGAAACCGGCGGTTGGCGGTGCCGAAGCCCTGGCAGAACCGATCAGTGACCGGGAGCAGGGTGTCCTGGAGTTGATCGCTAAAGGGCTATCGAACCAGGAAATCGCCGACAAGCTTCACATCTCCCTTCACACCGTGAAAACCCACGCGCGAAGGATTAATGCCAAGCTGGAGGTGAAGTCCCGTACTCAGGCGATCGTGCGGGCCAGAGAACTCGGCTTGCTATGA
- a CDS encoding DUF1329 domain-containing protein, with protein sequence MKLNKKLLATGVLAASMFAGQAWGAVSAEEAAKLGESLTPMGAMKAGNGGEIPAWTGGLTAPPANYKGDGIYVNPYPNEEPKFTIDQSNVDQYKDKLSPGQVAMIKRYDDYFMPVYETHRSAAYPKEVMEKTVENATTVELIKDGNGLGNYQSATPFPIPQNGLEVIWNHITRYRGGSVLRNVGQVTPTVDGDFSVVKFQDELTWRTYLEDYNPGEDPNVLFYFKQAITGPARLAGNVLLVHETIDQVAEPRRAWVYNAGQRRVRRAPQVAYDGPGTAADGMRTSDNFDMFNGAPDRYNWELVGKKEMYIPYNSYKLVDPSLSYDQIINAGHINQKLTRYELHRVWHVRATLKEGARHVYAQRDFYIDEDSWQASVIDHYDGRGELWRVAEAHAMQFYDQVVPWYAIEVLYDLLSGRYLALGLTNEEEDPYVFGIERSSRDYTPAALRRAGVR encoded by the coding sequence ATGAAATTGAACAAGAAACTACTGGCTACAGGTGTACTGGCTGCAAGCATGTTTGCAGGCCAGGCCTGGGGTGCGGTTTCTGCTGAAGAGGCGGCAAAGCTGGGTGAATCGCTGACCCCGATGGGCGCAATGAAAGCCGGCAATGGCGGTGAAATCCCGGCCTGGACCGGTGGCCTGACCGCTCCTCCGGCCAACTACAAGGGCGACGGTATCTACGTTAACCCGTACCCCAACGAAGAGCCGAAGTTCACTATTGACCAGAGTAACGTTGATCAGTACAAAGACAAGCTGTCCCCGGGGCAGGTTGCCATGATCAAGCGTTACGATGACTACTTCATGCCGGTGTACGAGACCCATCGTTCTGCGGCCTACCCGAAGGAGGTCATGGAGAAGACGGTCGAGAATGCAACGACTGTCGAGCTCATCAAGGACGGTAATGGTCTTGGTAACTACCAGTCTGCCACGCCCTTCCCGATCCCCCAGAACGGTCTTGAAGTGATCTGGAACCACATTACCCGCTATCGCGGTGGCTCTGTACTTCGTAATGTCGGCCAGGTAACGCCTACGGTTGATGGTGACTTCTCAGTTGTGAAATTCCAGGATGAGCTGACCTGGCGTACCTACCTGGAAGATTACAATCCGGGAGAAGATCCCAACGTGCTGTTCTACTTCAAGCAGGCGATCACTGGTCCGGCACGACTGGCGGGCAACGTGCTGCTGGTGCACGAGACCATTGACCAGGTGGCTGAACCACGCCGTGCGTGGGTCTACAACGCCGGTCAGCGCCGTGTTCGCCGTGCGCCCCAGGTTGCCTATGACGGGCCGGGTACTGCGGCTGATGGCATGCGTACCTCTGATAACTTCGACATGTTCAACGGTGCGCCGGACCGCTACAACTGGGAACTGGTTGGCAAGAAGGAAATGTACATTCCGTACAACTCCTACAAGCTGGTTGATCCGAGCCTGAGCTATGATCAGATTATCAATGCCGGCCACATCAACCAGAAGCTGACCCGTTACGAACTGCACCGGGTGTGGCATGTGCGGGCAACCCTGAAAGAGGGCGCGCGCCACGTCTATGCCCAACGTGACTTCTACATCGATGAAGACTCCTGGCAAGCCTCGGTGATTGACCATTACGATGGCCGCGGCGAACTCTGGCGTGTTGCGGAAGCCCATGCCATGCAGTTTTACGATCAGGTTGTACCCTGGTACGCGATCGAGGTTCTGTATGACCTTCTCTCCGGCCGTTATCTGGCCCTGGGCCTGACCAACGAAGAAGAGGATCCTTACGTCTTCGGCATTGAGCGCAGTTCGAGGGACTATACGCCGGCAGCACTGCGCCGAGCGGGTGTCCGGTAA
- a CDS encoding DUF1302 domain-containing protein produces the protein MTRKTHQWQRWTKLPLAVAVAAGMSGQAAAYSFYLGDVDAQFNTTLSAGVGWRVADRDARLIAQGNLGPQFANTTTGASTNNYDDGNLNFEQWDTYSKIVKGNSELFLNYDVNSDMLTRVGGLLRGRYWYDFELKDEQRAVDYVGQQRELNPQAADNASGGELLDAYVFSDWYFGNVPVSLRYGQQVLSWGESTFIQGGINTINPVDVPAFRAPGSQLKDALLPVEMFYMSAGILENITLETFVQTDWEPVRPDDCGTFFSTNDFAADGCGPVLLAGQLSDSQAYAQGFVSPRLGDKEADAKDQFGVALRWYVPALNDSELGFYYIKYNSRLPYVSGVVSNPSSPTGTQKNDPSKPYSTFPSYFIEYPENINLYGISINTTTPGGWSLGAEYSFRDNMPLQWNAFELLYGGAQKRGPNGEVLSLLEQQLLDDSGNGNFAGEAVSGYDRFNVSQAQFTLIKFFDQVMGASRLSLITEFGATYVHDLPSYDEARYGRSGTFGVGVIPSTVGDLCSGEGSAGAENINVSYCNNEGFTTDFSWGYRTRLVWDYPNALAGVNLSPQLAWSHDVEGYSPQPGGAFNEGSKAIGLSLEAVYQNKITGEIGYTNFFGGKPYNELTDRDFVSASVSYSF, from the coding sequence ATGACAAGAAAAACACACCAATGGCAGCGTTGGACCAAATTGCCGCTGGCCGTCGCAGTTGCAGCCGGAATGTCCGGTCAGGCGGCTGCCTATTCATTCTATTTGGGAGACGTGGACGCCCAGTTCAACACCACATTGTCTGCCGGTGTAGGCTGGCGGGTTGCCGATCGTGATGCCCGGCTGATCGCCCAGGGTAACCTGGGCCCGCAATTCGCGAACACCACTACCGGTGCTTCAACCAACAACTACGATGACGGTAACCTGAACTTCGAGCAATGGGATACCTACTCCAAGATTGTCAAAGGCAACAGTGAACTCTTTCTTAACTACGACGTGAACAGCGATATGCTGACGCGGGTAGGCGGTCTGCTGCGTGGTCGCTACTGGTACGATTTCGAATTGAAAGACGAGCAGCGCGCTGTGGATTACGTTGGTCAGCAGCGGGAGCTCAACCCCCAAGCCGCGGATAATGCCTCCGGTGGAGAGCTTCTGGATGCCTACGTGTTTTCCGACTGGTACTTTGGCAACGTGCCGGTCAGTCTGCGTTATGGTCAGCAGGTTCTGAGCTGGGGTGAGAGTACGTTCATCCAAGGCGGGATCAATACCATCAACCCGGTGGATGTTCCGGCCTTCCGGGCCCCGGGCTCCCAATTGAAAGACGCGCTGCTGCCCGTTGAGATGTTCTATATGTCGGCCGGCATACTGGAAAACATTACCCTGGAAACGTTCGTCCAGACCGACTGGGAGCCAGTACGCCCGGACGATTGTGGCACCTTCTTCTCCACTAACGACTTCGCCGCCGATGGCTGTGGCCCGGTACTCCTGGCTGGTCAGTTGTCGGATTCCCAGGCGTATGCACAGGGTTTTGTTTCCCCGCGCCTTGGCGATAAAGAAGCCGATGCGAAAGACCAGTTCGGTGTAGCTCTGCGCTGGTATGTACCTGCCCTGAACGATTCCGAGCTGGGTTTCTACTACATCAAGTACAACAGCCGTCTGCCCTACGTCAGTGGCGTCGTGAGTAATCCTTCCAGTCCAACTGGGACGCAGAAAAACGACCCGTCAAAACCATATTCCACCTTCCCGAGCTACTTCATCGAGTATCCGGAAAATATCAATCTTTACGGGATCAGCATCAACACCACTACCCCGGGTGGCTGGTCGCTGGGCGCGGAGTACAGCTTCCGCGATAACATGCCGTTGCAGTGGAACGCGTTTGAGTTGCTTTACGGTGGTGCACAGAAACGTGGACCGAATGGGGAGGTTCTGAGCCTTCTCGAGCAACAGCTGCTTGACGATTCCGGTAATGGTAACTTTGCCGGCGAGGCGGTTTCCGGTTACGACCGGTTCAACGTATCGCAAGCCCAGTTTACGTTGATCAAATTCTTCGATCAGGTAATGGGTGCCAGCCGCCTTTCTCTGATCACTGAATTTGGTGCCACTTACGTTCATGATCTACCGAGTTACGATGAGGCACGTTATGGTCGGTCCGGGACTTTTGGTGTGGGTGTCATCCCGAGTACAGTCGGAGATCTTTGCAGCGGTGAGGGGAGCGCGGGTGCCGAAAACATCAATGTTTCCTACTGCAACAATGAAGGCTTCACAACCGACTTCTCCTGGGGTTACCGTACACGGCTGGTTTGGGACTATCCGAATGCCCTTGCCGGTGTGAACCTGTCACCGCAGTTGGCCTGGAGTCACGACGTGGAAGGCTACAGCCCGCAACCCGGAGGTGCATTCAACGAGGGTAGCAAGGCGATCGGCCTGTCACTGGAGGCGGTGTATCAGAACAAGATCACCGGTGAAATCGGCTACACAAACTTTTTCGGCGGCAAGCCGTATAACGAGTTGACTGACCGTGATTTTGTGAGTGCCAGCGTTTCGTACTCATTCTGA
- a CDS encoding thiolase family protein, which produces MSSDNVVIVSGVRTPMGGFQGSLASVSATDLGAITIAEAVKRAGLQPADVQEVIMGNVLPAGLKQGPARQAMRKAGLPDHTGATTINKLCGSGMKAAMFAHDLIKAGSNDIMVAGGMESMSNAPYILQGVRSGYRMGPGQAPQDHMFLDGLEDAETGRLMGAFAQEMADKKGYTREEMDEYAITSLTRAKKAIEEGLLKDEIVPVTVKARKGEVVVEDDEQPHNANIDKIPSLRPAFAKDGTVTAANASSISDGASALVLMRESEAEKRGLKPLARIAGHSTQSQHPSEFTCAPVGAIETLFGKTGWRKEDVDLFEINEAFAMVAMMPIRELGLDPEKVNIHGGACAQGHPVGSTGSRLLVTLMYALQRYGKKKGVAALCIGGGEATAMAIEML; this is translated from the coding sequence ATGAGCAGTGACAACGTAGTGATCGTAAGCGGCGTCCGTACTCCGATGGGCGGATTCCAGGGCAGCCTGGCCAGTGTCAGTGCCACTGACCTGGGTGCCATCACCATCGCCGAAGCTGTGAAACGGGCCGGCCTTCAGCCTGCGGATGTGCAGGAAGTCATCATGGGCAACGTTCTCCCTGCCGGCCTCAAGCAGGGCCCGGCCCGCCAGGCCATGCGCAAGGCCGGATTGCCGGATCATACCGGTGCCACCACCATCAACAAGCTTTGCGGCTCCGGCATGAAAGCCGCCATGTTCGCCCATGATCTGATAAAGGCCGGCAGCAATGACATCATGGTGGCCGGCGGTATGGAGAGCATGTCTAATGCCCCCTACATACTCCAGGGTGTGCGGAGCGGCTATCGCATGGGGCCGGGGCAGGCACCACAGGACCACATGTTCCTGGACGGACTTGAAGACGCCGAAACCGGCCGCCTGATGGGTGCCTTCGCCCAGGAAATGGCGGACAAAAAGGGCTACACCCGGGAAGAAATGGACGAGTACGCCATTACTTCACTGACCCGCGCCAAGAAAGCCATTGAAGAAGGTCTGCTGAAGGACGAGATCGTTCCGGTTACCGTCAAGGCTCGCAAAGGCGAGGTGGTTGTTGAAGATGACGAGCAGCCCCACAACGCCAACATCGACAAGATTCCGAGCTTGCGCCCGGCGTTTGCCAAAGACGGCACCGTGACTGCGGCCAATGCCTCTTCCATCTCCGACGGCGCCTCCGCACTGGTCCTGATGCGCGAATCCGAGGCCGAAAAGCGCGGCCTCAAGCCCCTGGCTCGCATCGCCGGCCATAGTACTCAGTCCCAGCACCCCTCAGAGTTCACCTGCGCGCCGGTTGGCGCTATCGAAACCCTGTTCGGCAAGACCGGCTGGCGCAAGGAGGACGTCGACCTGTTCGAAATCAACGAAGCCTTCGCCATGGTGGCCATGATGCCCATCCGCGAACTCGGCCTGGACCCTGAAAAAGTCAATATCCACGGTGGCGCCTGCGCCCAGGGGCACCCCGTCGGGTCAACCGGGTCCCGCCTGCTGGTTACCCTGATGTATGCTCTGCAGCGGTACGGCAAAAAGAAGGGCGTCGCTGCGCTCTGCATTGGCGGCGGCGAAGCCACGGCTATGGCTATCGAAATGCTCTAA
- the zapE gene encoding cell division protein ZapE, with amino-acid sequence MTPWQRYQKDLERPDFQKDPAQEDAVRRLQSLYDKLVEAESDRNKAMTKLRRKLKKGREKPVKGLYFWGGVGRGKTYLMDTFYESLPFDRKMRVHFHRFMQRVHNELKSLKGEKNPLELVSRKFADETRVICFDEFFVSDIGDAMILATLMDGLFSRGVTLVCTSNIVPDGLYKDGLQRARFLPAIELVKKHTDVVNVDGGVDYRLRTLEQAELFHSPLDEDADISLRKSFDGLAVEAGKHSKTMEINGRKIPAQAHADDVVWFDFKAVCDGPRSQNDYIEMARQFHAIIISNVPVLGKDNDDQARRFINMIDEFYDRNVKVIISAAAPITGLYTGGRLSFEFERTESRLLEMQSREYLEAPHKP; translated from the coding sequence CTGACCCCTTGGCAACGTTACCAGAAGGATCTTGAGCGCCCGGATTTTCAGAAGGACCCGGCCCAGGAAGATGCCGTCAGGCGCCTGCAGTCACTGTACGACAAACTGGTGGAAGCCGAAAGCGATCGTAACAAGGCAATGACCAAACTGCGCCGCAAACTGAAAAAAGGTCGCGAAAAGCCGGTCAAGGGGCTGTATTTCTGGGGCGGTGTAGGCCGCGGAAAGACCTACCTGATGGATACTTTCTACGAGTCGCTGCCGTTCGATCGCAAGATGCGGGTGCACTTTCACCGGTTCATGCAGCGGGTTCACAACGAACTCAAATCCCTCAAGGGAGAGAAGAACCCCCTGGAGCTGGTTTCCAGAAAGTTCGCGGACGAGACCCGGGTTATCTGTTTTGATGAATTCTTCGTCTCGGACATCGGCGACGCCATGATACTGGCGACCCTGATGGACGGCCTGTTCAGCCGGGGTGTGACCCTGGTGTGTACCTCCAATATCGTGCCAGACGGGCTCTACAAGGACGGGCTTCAGCGTGCCCGCTTCCTGCCCGCGATTGAACTGGTCAAAAAGCACACCGATGTGGTGAACGTTGACGGTGGTGTGGACTACCGGCTGCGGACCCTTGAGCAGGCGGAGCTGTTCCATTCGCCTCTGGATGAGGACGCGGACATCAGCCTCCGGAAGAGCTTCGACGGACTGGCGGTTGAAGCCGGCAAACACAGTAAAACCATGGAAATCAATGGTCGGAAGATTCCCGCCCAGGCCCACGCGGATGATGTGGTCTGGTTCGATTTCAAGGCCGTCTGCGACGGCCCCCGCAGCCAGAATGATTACATCGAAATGGCCCGCCAGTTCCACGCCATCATCATCAGCAACGTTCCGGTTCTCGGCAAGGACAATGACGATCAGGCCCGCCGCTTTATCAACATGATTGACGAATTCTACGACCGCAACGTCAAGGTCATCATCTCCGCAGCCGCCCCCATTACTGGGCTCTATACCGGCGGCCGGCTGAGTTTCGAATTCGAGCGCACCGAATCCCGCCTGCTGGAGATGCAGTCCAGAGAATACCTCGAGGCACCCCACAAACCATGA
- a CDS encoding YhcB family protein, with protein sequence MTNLILAAIAALVVGIVIGVFVGRSGQGTTLRQRRAEQQIDELRSEYTRYQAQVNEHFMESAHLLRRFNDVYRDVNQHLARGANRLCNDEDWMEELAQETSKKRLEEVREDAAEPPRDYAPKSDPKDTGTLAEDFGLKKGDKAQQA encoded by the coding sequence ATGACAAACCTGATTCTGGCAGCGATTGCCGCATTGGTTGTTGGCATTGTCATCGGGGTATTTGTTGGCCGTTCCGGGCAGGGAACGACGCTTCGGCAGCGCCGGGCGGAACAGCAGATTGACGAACTGAGAAGCGAATATACCCGCTACCAGGCCCAGGTGAATGAACATTTCATGGAGTCGGCCCACCTGCTGCGCCGGTTCAATGATGTCTACCGGGATGTAAACCAGCATCTGGCCCGTGGTGCCAATCGTCTTTGCAATGACGAGGACTGGATGGAGGAACTGGCGCAGGAGACCTCCAAGAAGCGCCTGGAGGAAGTCCGCGAGGATGCGGCCGAGCCGCCACGGGATTATGCGCCGAAGTCGGATCCGAAGGATACCGGGACGCTTGCTGAGGACTTCGGTCTGAAGAAGGGTGATAAGGCTCAGCAGGCCTGA